A window of Centroberyx gerrardi isolate f3 chromosome 19, fCenGer3.hap1.cur.20231027, whole genome shotgun sequence genomic DNA:
agtgtgagtgtttgctaaatttaataacattttaataaGATTTAAAAAAGGCAGGAATGGCCACAGTTTAAGTCGTCACATGTCCTCATACAAAGGTAACACTCATCATACAAGAGAAGTATTTCAAAGACAACAGTGACGTGCAAGGCTGTATGAACATATAAACACACGTGaggttgtgtgcgtgtgtgtgtgtgtgtgtgtgtacactagaGACTAGCCCCAGCTATCTGAGCAGCCTCGGTGAGGACCTCCCCGGCTCGTTGTTTGTATCCTAGCGACAACTCTTTCGCCCTCCTCACTTCCTTCATGGTCTCCTTCAGGTTCTCATCCAGCCTTCCCTGCTCCTGGTAGGTCGGCGCCGCCTCCCTCACTAGCTCAGCCATTCGCTCCTCGCTACGCAGCAGCCAGCCGATCAGCTCCTGGAGTTTGGTTCCCACCGAGACGGTTGCCTTGGCGTCCTGGGACGCGGCCCTCAGTTCACCCTGAGCCAGTCGCAGGTGGGGAGGTAGTGGCTCGTCCTGCTCGCCCTCTGACCCCAGAggaaccacagagagagagaagtcgtAGCCCTTCATCTGGAGGGAGACTCTGTACTTGGCctctgggggagagagagagagagagagagagagagagagagagagagagagagagagagagagagagagagagagagagagagagagagagagagagagagagagagaaatctttTGAGTTTTGctatgaactgaattgaattgcaaAATTGAACATTACTGAACTGCTTTTGATTATACTATGATATGATTGTTGATATTCATTAGATTAATTATTAGACAATGTTGCAATCCTACCCCATCTGAAATACtgtactgctttggcaacataggttttgttttttcctgtcatgtcaataaagcatatttgaatttcagagagagagagacacagagagagagagacagataggtaAACCCTGATTCAGCAGGATGAAAGAAGAATGATGTggcatgttgtgtatgtgtgtgtgtgtgtgtgtgtgtgtgtgcactaatgGATGGTATTTCCCAGCATCCAGAACACCACAGTCCAGGTGGCTCGCCGTGATCGTATAGTGGTTAGTACTCTGCGTTGTGGCCGCAGCAACCCCGGTTCGAATCCGGGTCACGGCAGTCCGTTttgatagagagacacagacagagagagggtgtgagAGTGGAGGGATGTGTTACAAACCAAAACtgctgctccttccctccgttCCCTCACCGTGAATTTTCTCTCCTTTATattgataaaaactacaagaacTTCTTTGGACTCACTTGCGCTATACAGTATGGTAAATGCCCATACCTTATAGGGATGGGGCAAAGTGGTTATCTCACAATACGGttcaatacgcgatatgggtttcacgattcaatacaaccacgatacgatgtaataaataaaagttgcaCAGTCAACAAAGTATGTCTATGGGGACAGTTGTCTGCGTTGGTATTTCTATGCTTGTGTCATGTACCGGTCCAGGTGGCTCGCCGTGATCGTATAGTGGTTAGTACTCTGCGTTGTGGCCGCAGCAACCCCGGTTCGAATCCGGGTCACGGCAGTCAGTTTTGATAGAAAGAcatagacagagggagagagagaaacagaatagCAGGACATGGCCACCTGTACTGGCAGGTAGCCAGTAACGCTTGAGCGTGTGCGTGCCACTCACCGTGCTCCTCTCTGATCTTCTTCACACCTTCGCTTAGAAACAGCGTGTCGTCGTGGTTACAGCCGTAGGTCTGCCGCAGGTTGATGATGTGTCGGACCATGGCCTCGTAGCGTCCCTGCTGCTCGTTGAACGTCTCGGCCACGTCAGAAAACCTCTGGTccagctccaacacacacactcgcctcATCACCAGCCTGCCGCTCCGCCTCAGGGTCTCTGCATCTGGGGGAACACACAGAAtgttacacaacacacacacactcaaaaccaCATGTAATGTTAACTAATACACCCGCAATGTTTCACACTGATGACTTCTGCTGAAACCCCATACAGtgttgagacacacacatgaacatctAGGCCTACTGAATTTCAAAtgattctactgttgtactgttgtaAGTCACTCCAGgtaaaagcatcagctaaatgcctaaaatgtaaatgcagagGTAAACTGAAAGATGAGGTACCATCGTGTGTGGGCCGGGTCTGCCTGGCTGATTCAGGTTTGTTTGGTTCTGACGGTCTGGGCTGCAGGAGCGGCTGCCTCTGGAATGACAGCGGATAGAGGAATTGAGTTTAGCACCACAGTTTTAAACATATTACtctcattgtgtgtttttttgctgacATGTTTCAAAGACAGACACAACACTAAACAACTATTACAGACCCACGTTATTACTTTGTCATAATCTGATAATATCAATGCAGCAACCCAGTTATAAAGTCACAtcccaaacaaaataaaaacactaatattcctatagggatttatagtgtgCCTGTGGTAGTCCATACTTCATGGTGACTTTATCGCACTTTATGATATAGGTCTATTTCATCgcttatggtatcactataatattcctaaaggTATTTATGGTGTTTGGTGGTGCTCATCAATGGGATTATAGTGACTTTGTCGTACTTTACCTATTTGTTTATCATCTAAGataactataatattcctattgggatttatagttttgctgtgatatctaTATCCTTCTCAAAATGATTATAGGCTTACTATGGTTCTTTTCCGTTAAGGGTGTGTTCTGCTAAACCCACGTTATTAGCTACTTTGTCATGAATTAATCCGGTAACCTCACTGCAGCAAACCTAGTGATAAAGTTTCACGCCTCACATCCCGAGTGACGCCATCTAACAATCTGACTAATAATCACATACAGCTCAGTATAATGTAAATTCATACCTCGTCCTCGGAGTTTTCGCTGgagaagcagcaacagcagaataaacggGACATTTTGCAACTCTGCTGgctgttaatttgtttttcagGTCAATTACCCCTGACAATTCATGTGGCCCGCATTCCACATGACGTCAGCGTCATGAGACTCCTGCAAAACTTTTCTtcctggtatttttttttttttgctgtacaGAAATGAATAAAACAGGTGCACCTATGACAGGTGAGCTGCAATGTGAAAAGCAAGGCGCTGCTGTCGCCATTATGTCGATAGAGCATACTTATTGATCCTTTTAAGGGTCAATCTGCAGTTCTCAGTGTTACTAACTTCTTCAGTGCTTTAAGTGTGAATACTAAAACACTTGCCAGACAGATTTTACTGAAGAACAAACAAGTCAATTCCGCGATCCTGTAGTGCCAGCGCGAGCACAACACAGTGATTTGAGTTTAGACTGTAATTTGTCGGGTTAACCGTTAGAGGGCGAAAAATATTAACTGTAACCAGGACAGCCATcgcagaagaagaaataagaCATAACCCTGACTGAAGAGCCTGGAAGTATTATTAAAATCTCAACCTTGAGATTTTTTTATTGCTGCGTCAACAATCGACAGCAAGGTCAAGCGA
This region includes:
- the LOC139927891 gene encoding uncharacterized protein LOC139927891, with amino-acid sequence MSRLFCCCCFSSENSEDERQPLLQPRPSEPNKPESARQTRPTHDDAETLRRSGRLVMRRVCVLELDQRFSDVAETFNEQQGRYEAMVRHIINLRQTYGCNHDDTLFLSEGVKKIREEHEAKYRVSLQMKGYDFSLSVVPLGSEGEQDEPLPPHLRLAQGELRAASQDAKATVSVGTKLQELIGWLLRSEERMAELVREAAPTYQEQGRLDENLKETMKEVRRAKELSLGYKQRAGEVLTEAAQIAGASL